Proteins encoded in a region of the Halostella limicola genome:
- a CDS encoding glycosyltransferase: MAENQDPDPDLDDTGRSLERPVAAAEATRSLSDYADVLSSERRDRLHALADNLEDARILHVNSTASGGGVAELLRSLVPLSNDLGIDTEWAVMDADDAFFEVTKALHNGLQGQDAAITKDMRATFRAVTERNAGLVADEYDLVVLHDPQALGMVDSLARQFPDTRFVWRCHIDLTAASPAHLSFVTDYVDRVDRAVVSQIDYGRGLDVPTTVIHPSIDPLTPKNRPLDDSEAAAERDRLSSIPFDAEAPVVTQVSRFDPWKDQLGVVEAFREVRSSFPDAHLVLAGGMADDDPEGPAIYDRVAEETADDPDVHLLTNEPDETINLLQRESDVVVQKSLREGFGLVVSEALWKETPVVGTGVGGIPLQIKDGENGYLVGPRDTAAVADRLERLLSDTDRRRRFGRRGRKTVREGFLLPRHLADYLALYEDVL, from the coding sequence ATGGCAGAGAACCAGGACCCCGATCCCGACCTCGACGATACAGGTCGCTCGCTCGAGCGACCCGTTGCCGCGGCGGAGGCGACTCGGTCGCTTTCGGACTACGCGGACGTGCTGAGTTCCGAGCGGCGAGATCGGCTCCACGCGCTCGCCGACAACCTCGAGGACGCGCGAATCCTACACGTCAACTCGACGGCGTCCGGCGGCGGCGTCGCCGAACTGCTTCGCTCGCTCGTCCCGCTATCGAACGACCTCGGCATCGACACCGAATGGGCCGTCATGGACGCCGACGACGCGTTCTTCGAGGTGACGAAGGCCCTGCACAACGGCCTGCAGGGTCAGGACGCGGCGATCACCAAGGACATGCGGGCGACGTTTCGCGCGGTCACCGAGCGAAACGCGGGACTGGTGGCGGACGAGTACGACCTCGTCGTCCTCCACGACCCGCAGGCTCTGGGAATGGTCGACTCGCTCGCGCGCCAATTTCCCGACACGCGGTTCGTCTGGCGCTGTCACATCGACCTCACGGCGGCGTCGCCGGCGCACCTCTCGTTCGTCACCGACTACGTGGACCGAGTCGACCGTGCGGTGGTGAGCCAGATCGACTACGGTCGCGGGCTCGACGTTCCGACGACGGTTATCCACCCGTCGATCGATCCCCTGACCCCGAAGAATCGACCACTCGACGACAGCGAAGCGGCGGCAGAGCGCGATCGCCTGTCCTCGATCCCCTTCGACGCCGAGGCGCCGGTAGTGACGCAGGTGTCCCGCTTCGACCCCTGGAAGGACCAGCTCGGCGTCGTCGAGGCGTTCCGCGAGGTGAGGTCGTCGTTCCCGGACGCCCATCTGGTACTCGCTGGCGGGATGGCCGATGACGACCCCGAGGGACCGGCGATATACGACCGTGTCGCCGAGGAGACGGCGGACGACCCCGACGTCCACCTCCTGACGAACGAGCCTGACGAGACGATCAATCTCCTGCAGCGCGAGTCCGACGTCGTAGTGCAGAAGTCGCTGCGGGAGGGGTTCGGCCTCGTCGTCTCCGAGGCGCTCTGGAAAGAGACGCCGGTCGTCGGCACGGGCGTGGGCGGCATCCCGTTACAGATCAAGGACGGCGAGAACGGTTACCTCGTCGGTCCCCGCGACACGGCGGCCGTCGCCGACCGACTCGAACGCCTGCTCTCCGATACGGACCGTCGGCGGCGGTTCGGACGACGCGGCCGGAAGACCGTCCGCGAGGGGTTCCTCCTGCCGCGGCATCTCGCCGACTACCTCGCCCTCTACGAGGACGTCCTCTGA
- a CDS encoding ATP-binding protein — MVSPRFVDREDELELLESRFEGDDADLLVVYGRRRLGKSALVREAIEGREDAVYWQATEETPDVQLEDFVETAIETFPVVEDIKRDWEALLRAIGREDAIVILDEVPYLIESNDALPSKIQRVWDMHLAETASTLVLVGSSISIMEEKVLSGGSPLYGRRTGTIDLPPLELSDAAAFYPDDDPEAVIRTWGVFGGTPYYLRALTPSESLPANIQTHVLSEHGVLHNEPEFLLRTEFGIRQPQTYYTILRAIATGKREANEIADFAGVDSNSLGSYLSKLRRLRLVERDIPVTANPNATRKSRYRLKEPLFRFWFRYVYGQQSELTQLGDDAYEQLVEPTFQEYMGSMFELVCQNALPSLIPKTYRGIGYWWHDHHELDVVGLASDGTIVAGECTYTTREMTEGDLADLERSAGVIEWTPPNGGDPEYHYCCFCRSGFSEGLRSVAGERDDVSLFTPAAIVGNR, encoded by the coding sequence ATGGTCAGTCCCCGCTTCGTCGACCGCGAGGACGAACTCGAGTTGTTGGAGTCACGCTTCGAGGGCGACGACGCCGACCTGCTGGTCGTCTACGGTCGGCGACGGCTGGGAAAGAGTGCGCTCGTCCGCGAAGCGATCGAGGGCCGAGAGGACGCCGTCTACTGGCAGGCGACTGAGGAAACGCCGGACGTACAGCTGGAGGATTTCGTCGAAACGGCCATCGAGACGTTTCCCGTGGTCGAAGATATCAAGCGCGACTGGGAGGCCCTTCTCCGGGCGATCGGCCGAGAGGACGCGATCGTCATTCTGGACGAGGTCCCCTACCTTATCGAATCGAACGACGCCTTGCCCTCCAAGATCCAGCGCGTCTGGGACATGCATCTCGCAGAAACGGCGTCGACGCTGGTTCTCGTCGGGTCGTCCATCAGCATCATGGAGGAGAAAGTCCTCAGCGGGGGGAGCCCGCTCTACGGCCGTCGGACCGGAACGATCGATCTGCCGCCACTCGAACTATCGGACGCCGCCGCGTTCTATCCGGACGACGACCCCGAGGCGGTCATCCGGACGTGGGGCGTCTTCGGCGGGACGCCGTACTACCTTCGGGCGCTTACGCCCTCTGAGTCGCTCCCCGCGAACATTCAGACACACGTGCTCTCGGAACACGGCGTCCTCCATAACGAACCGGAGTTCCTGCTGCGCACTGAGTTCGGGATCCGGCAACCCCAGACGTACTACACCATTCTCCGAGCGATCGCGACGGGAAAGCGTGAGGCAAACGAGATCGCCGACTTCGCCGGCGTCGACTCGAACTCTCTCGGGTCGTACCTCTCGAAGCTCCGTCGCCTTCGATTGGTCGAACGAGATATCCCCGTGACTGCCAACCCGAACGCCACGCGGAAAAGCCGGTATCGACTGAAGGAGCCGCTGTTTCGTTTCTGGTTCAGGTACGTGTACGGTCAGCAGAGCGAGCTCACACAACTCGGTGACGACGCCTACGAACAGTTGGTCGAACCGACGTTCCAGGAGTACATGGGGTCGATGTTCGAGCTCGTCTGTCAGAACGCACTCCCGTCGCTGATCCCGAAGACGTACCGTGGGATCGGGTACTGGTGGCACGACCACCACGAACTCGACGTCGTCGGCCTCGCGAGCGACGGAACGATCGTCGCCGGTGAGTGCACGTACACGACCAGGGAGATGACGGAAGGAGACTTGGCCGACCTCGAACGCAGCGCGGGAGTGATCGAGTGGACACCCCCGAACGGCGGCGATCCGGAGTATCACTACTGCTGTTTCTGCCGCTCCGGGTTCTCGGAGGGGCTCCGGTCGGTCGCGGGCGAACGGGACGACGTTTCGCTGTTCACGCCGGCGGCGATCGTCGGTAACCGGTAA
- a CDS encoding MFS transporter, which produces MGVADRLGIDRQVLALAIARMTESIGNSFLIVVLPLFIGSEVVQGDTFGLTEVAITGIVLSLFGFVNSPLQPFTGRLSDRTGRRKIFVLVGLVLIGVASFAYSFATAYWHLLGLRTLQGVAGALIIPTTVALVNDLASDANRGGNMGTYNTFRLLGFGAGPIAAGAVVSAGPYAFSLGGVAVAFSGFDAAFYFATLTATISFVLVATLIRDPDDVADAKENALDAVAIVDRSGPGVLDPVFTLGVVSFFMAVGIALFATLGDIINARLDQGPTMFGFQFAAFILSQILLQTPIGRATDVYGRKNFILIGMVLLVPTTFVQGIIFDPWLMVAARFAQGIAGALVFAPALALAGDIAPAGKSGSTLSVLTMAFGFGVAFGPLASGFLVELGFVVPFAFGAALAAVGVVLVWTQVEETVTPERSVAPTD; this is translated from the coding sequence ATGGGCGTAGCCGACCGTCTCGGTATCGACCGTCAGGTTCTCGCCCTCGCTATCGCCCGCATGACGGAGTCTATCGGGAACTCCTTTCTCATCGTCGTGCTCCCGCTGTTCATCGGGAGCGAAGTGGTGCAGGGCGACACCTTCGGGCTCACGGAGGTCGCCATCACGGGGATCGTCCTCTCGCTGTTCGGGTTCGTCAACAGCCCGCTCCAGCCGTTCACGGGGCGTCTCTCGGACCGGACCGGTCGCCGGAAGATCTTCGTTCTCGTCGGCCTCGTCCTGATCGGGGTCGCCAGCTTCGCCTACTCGTTCGCGACGGCGTACTGGCACCTCCTCGGCCTGCGGACGCTGCAGGGCGTCGCCGGCGCGCTGATCATCCCGACGACCGTCGCCCTGGTGAACGACCTCGCGTCCGACGCGAACCGCGGCGGCAACATGGGGACGTACAACACCTTCCGCCTGCTCGGGTTCGGCGCGGGACCGATCGCGGCCGGCGCGGTCGTGTCGGCCGGCCCGTACGCGTTCTCGCTCGGCGGGGTCGCGGTCGCGTTCAGCGGGTTCGACGCGGCATTTTACTTCGCGACGCTGACGGCGACTATCAGTTTCGTCCTCGTCGCGACCCTGATCCGCGACCCGGACGACGTGGCGGACGCGAAGGAGAACGCGCTGGACGCGGTCGCGATCGTCGACCGGTCCGGCCCGGGGGTCCTCGACCCCGTGTTCACCCTCGGTGTCGTCTCGTTTTTCATGGCCGTCGGGATCGCGCTGTTCGCCACGCTGGGCGACATCATCAACGCGCGCCTCGACCAGGGGCCGACGATGTTCGGGTTCCAGTTCGCGGCGTTCATCCTCTCGCAGATACTGCTACAGACGCCGATCGGGCGAGCGACGGACGTCTACGGCCGGAAGAACTTCATCCTGATCGGGATGGTTCTGCTCGTGCCGACGACGTTCGTGCAGGGGATCATCTTCGACCCGTGGCTGATGGTCGCCGCCAGGTTCGCCCAGGGGATCGCCGGGGCGCTGGTGTTCGCCCCCGCGCTCGCGCTGGCCGGCGACATCGCGCCCGCCGGGAAGTCCGGGTCGACCCTGTCGGTCCTGACGATGGCGTTCGGCTTCGGCGTGGCGTTCGGCCCGCTCGCGTCGGGCTTTCTCGTCGAACTCGGCTTCGTCGTCCCGTTCGCGTTCGGCGCGGCGCTGGCCGCGGTCGGCGTCGTGCTGGTCTGGACGCAGGTCGAGGAGACCGTCACGCCGGAGCGGTCGGTCGCGCCGACGGACTGA
- a CDS encoding ArsR/SmtB family transcription factor: protein MGTKNTRVADEVPDDPDDLLPETSVLSLDEYLDMQAAIGNRTRFEIVYRLAHGDELTPTELNEAMDVDDSTLHYHLNELQDVGLVEKRVRTERNSDGLYTYYRSTILGDVILEHGVEELLRREWDFSEAYDGSGSA, encoded by the coding sequence ATGGGGACGAAAAACACGCGAGTCGCCGACGAAGTACCGGACGATCCGGACGATCTCCTTCCGGAGACGAGCGTGCTCTCCCTCGATGAGTACCTCGATATGCAGGCGGCGATCGGTAATCGAACGCGGTTCGAGATCGTCTACCGGCTCGCTCACGGGGACGAACTAACGCCGACGGAACTCAACGAGGCGATGGACGTCGACGATAGCACGCTCCACTACCACCTCAACGAGCTCCAAGACGTGGGACTCGTCGAGAAGCGCGTTCGGACGGAACGGAACAGCGATGGACTGTACACATACTACAGATCGACGATACTCGGCGACGTCATCCTCGAACACGGGGTCGAAGAACTCCTCCGTCGCGAATGGGACTTCAGCGAAGCCTATGACGGTAGCGGGAGCGCTTAA
- a CDS encoding LLM class flavin-dependent oxidoreductase produces MPTDLLLPQTHDGLTDLAVRAEDLGYDGLWLGELWGTSAVVQLTDIAANTDDIAVGTAILNVFSRSPAVLAMTAATLDRVSDGRFRLGVGTSTRKAVEDLHGAEWDDPNPVRRAHETIELTKLFLAADGRVEYEGEVFDVQDFPSLDREVPVYHAALGEANRRVVARLCDGWIPHNVPFPDLDDAYEYIVDQAEAAGRDADVDVAPYVPAAVSDDPDEARDAIRKHVAYYVGNGRGYERAVGQRFPDGASAVAEAWRDGDRAAAAENVTDEMVAALGVAGTPEQAREQFRAVADVDCVTRPMVTIPNNADAAMAERTIEALAPSKYGQ; encoded by the coding sequence ATGCCCACCGACCTCCTGCTCCCGCAGACGCACGACGGGCTGACCGACCTCGCCGTCCGCGCCGAGGACCTCGGGTACGACGGCCTCTGGCTCGGCGAACTGTGGGGTACGAGCGCGGTCGTCCAGCTCACCGACATCGCGGCCAACACCGACGACATCGCGGTCGGCACGGCGATCCTGAACGTCTTCTCGCGGTCACCCGCCGTGCTGGCGATGACCGCCGCGACGCTCGACCGCGTCTCCGACGGCCGGTTCCGCCTCGGCGTCGGTACGTCGACGCGGAAGGCCGTCGAGGACCTCCACGGGGCAGAGTGGGACGACCCCAACCCCGTCCGCCGGGCGCACGAGACCATCGAACTCACGAAGCTGTTCCTCGCGGCGGACGGCCGCGTCGAGTACGAGGGCGAGGTGTTCGACGTGCAGGACTTCCCGTCGCTCGACCGCGAGGTCCCCGTCTATCACGCCGCGCTCGGGGAGGCGAACCGGCGCGTCGTCGCCCGGCTGTGCGACGGCTGGATCCCGCACAACGTCCCGTTCCCGGACCTCGACGACGCCTACGAGTACATCGTCGACCAGGCGGAAGCGGCCGGCCGCGACGCTGACGTCGATGTCGCGCCGTACGTCCCCGCCGCCGTCAGCGACGACCCGGACGAAGCCAGAGACGCCATCCGCAAGCACGTCGCTTACTACGTCGGCAACGGCCGCGGCTACGAGCGGGCGGTCGGCCAGCGGTTCCCGGACGGCGCGTCGGCCGTCGCCGAGGCCTGGCGCGATGGCGACCGCGCGGCCGCCGCCGAGAACGTCACCGACGAGATGGTCGCCGCCCTCGGCGTCGCCGGGACGCCCGAACAGGCCCGCGAGCAGTTCCGAGCCGTCGCCGACGTCGACTGCGTCACCCGGCCGATGGTGACCATCCCGAACAACGCCGACGCGGCCATGGCCGAGCGGACCATCGAGGCACTGGCCCCGTCGAAGTACGGTCAGTAA